Below is a window of Coregonus clupeaformis isolate EN_2021a chromosome 15, ASM2061545v1, whole genome shotgun sequence DNA.
GTGTTGACGTGGGATTCTGTAATGAAGGTTGTGGTGTCGTGCATAAACTTCATCAGAGCAAAGGGACTTAAACACAGGCAGTTCCAAGAATTCCTGTCTGAACTGGAGTCTACGCACGGAGATGTGCTGTACTACACAGAGGTCCGATGGCTGAGCCGGGGCAGAGTTTTGAGGCGTTTTTACGAGCTGCTACCCGAAATTAACGCATTTCTTCATTTAAAAGACAAAACGGTCCCAGAGCTGATCGACCCAGAATGGAAATGGCACCTCGCATTTTTAACAGACGTGACAGAAATACTTAACAGCCTTAACTTGCAGCTACAAGGCGAGGGGAAACTCATTTGCGACATGTATTCACACAtaaaagcatttgaggtgaaattaGCGCTGCTTTTGGAACAAGTGAAAAAGCGCAACTTCGTCCATCTTCCTGCTACCCAAAACCTGTCGACAGAGAACCCAGCGGTCCCGTTCCCAGCTGAAAAGTGCGTGGAAGCACTGGAAATGCTGAAGGCGGAGTTCGGTGTGCGATTCAGTGAACTACATGTTCATGCAAAAGAAATCCGTCTTTTTCAGAACCCCTTTGTTGCCGACATTGATGAAGCCCAGCCTTCATATCAGTTTGAGTTGGCTGAGTTACAGAACTGTGATGTTCTGAAAGACGCATTCAAGCCCAACAGTCTCATTGACTTCTATGCCGCCCTCCCAAACGACACATATCCAAACATCAAAAAACACGCAATGAAAATGTCCACAGTTTTTGGCAGCACGTATATCTGCGAGAAAACCTTTTCTCGCATGAAACTGCTGAAAACTCAGATGAGATCAAGATTGACAGATGAACATTTGCATCAGTGCTTGAGACTGGCTGTAACTAGAATGGAACCTGATATTCAACTTCTCACCAGCCAGATGCAGGCCCACAGTTCACACTGATG
It encodes the following:
- the LOC121583212 gene encoding general transcription factor II-I repeat domain-containing protein 2-like, which gives rise to MKVVVSCINFIRAKGLKHRQFQEFLSELESTHGDVLYYTEVRWLSRGRVLRRFYELLPEINAFLHLKDKTVPELIDPEWKWHLAFLTDVTEILNSLNLQLQGEGKLICDMYSHIKAFEVKLALLLEQVKKRNFVHLPATQNLSTENPAVPFPAEKCVEALEMLKAEFGVRFSELHVHAKEIRLFQNPFVADIDEAQPSYQFELAELQNCDVLKDAFKPNSLIDFYAALPNDTYPNIKKHAMKMSTVFGSTYICEKTFSRMKLLKTQMRSRLTDEHLHQCLRLAVTRMEPDIQLLTSQMQAHSSH